The window ACGCGAGCGAGCGGCTTCGTCTGCTCCTGCACACACTGCTCGACGGGCGTCGCGACGACGTGACGCTCGTGTGGGTGCAGGCGTGGGCGCTCGGTGGACGCAACGACGTGCTCGCGGCGCGCGTGCGCGAGCACATGGATGCGTGGCAGGCGTTCATCGCCCGCACGATCGAGCTCGGCATCCGCGACGACGCGTTCCCGCCGGGCGATGCCGGTGAGGCCGCGTGGCAGATCCTCGGCATGATCGACGGCGTGAACGCGCAATCGCTCGTCCGGTGGCGCGATGACGGTGAGCGCTTCCGGCTCATGCTGCGTGCCGTCGAGGGCGTGCTCGGGCTGCCCGCCGGCGCGCTGGCCTGAGTCGAGGGGGCGGCGCCGGAGGTGTGTGCCGAGGTCGGTCGTGCGGTGAGCGCCGACTTCGACGCGGTCATCGGCGCGCTCGCGGTCGCGGCGGAGCGATGAACGGAACGACCGCCACGGCGGTCGGTCCCGTCGCGGTGCGTCGCCGCGAGGTGGTAGCCGGTAGCGACGGCCCGCTCGCCGTCGCGCGCCCGCTCGCCGCCGCGGTGACGTCCGTCAGGCGACCGTGATGGTCCACGGCCCCGCGGCGCGCACGGTCACGAGCGACGCGCCGCTCGGCCAGTTGACCGACCCCTCGTACGCGCCGATCGTGTTCAGCAGGACCTCGGTGTTCTCGGCGTACCGGCGGACCGAGAAGCTGCCCGTGCCCGTATAGCCGATCGTGGCGATCCCGCCGGGACCGTCGTAGCGGAGCACGGTGTCGGACGTTCCGGACGTCTGGTCCCCGAAGGTCTCGAGCGCCTCGATCGAGCGGATCGTGACGGTCCAGGCGCCCTCGGTGATGATCTCGAGCGACACGTCGCCACTCGTCTGGTCGCCGGGCGTGACGTCGTCGCTCGAACCCGAATCGGTCCCGGCGTCCGGGGCCGCGGTCGGGGGTGGAACGGCGTCGAACGCGACCGTCCCGTCGTACGGGCCGAGGGCGTCCACGAGCTTCTCGAGTCGTTGGCCCGCCGAGCCGAGCGACCAGACCTCGATCGGGACCTCCGCCTCCGTGGCGGAAACGAGCACGATGATCGGCTGGTCGAGTCCGTCGATCGGTTGGATCGGGAGGACGGCGGAGCCCACGCCCTCGTGTACCACGTCGGCGGGCACGGGTGGTGCCTCCGGCTCCTGTGTCTCGACCGTCGTCGGTTCGGGCGTCGGCGTCGTCCCCGCGAGCACCGTTCCGGCGATCGCATCGAAGACCGCGGTGAAACTGACGAGGACGGCGATCGCGAGCGCGACCGGCCCGAGCACCGTTCCGGCCACGGCGGGGAATCGCGGTGCGGCACGACGCACGAGTGCGATCACGCCGAGAATGATCGCCACGACCGCGGGGATCCACGACCACGCGCTCGTGAGCGGGAGGATGGCCGCGCCGACGGCACCGAGGCCGATGACGAGCGCGAGGACGCCGAGCACGCGGGCGGCCGTGCCGCCACGACGTGACGCGGCGGCGTTGGCCGGCTCGGGCTCGTCCGGCGCCTCCCGGGTGGGTCGTTCCGGAACGTGTTCGTGGGTCGGATCGGCAGGGGGCCAAGTGGCATCGGGAGTCGCGGCTCGGGCATCCGACGTCGACGGCCCGGCGGGCGCGGGACGCCATTCCGGGGCGGCCGGCGAATCGCCGAGCGCGTGCGGATCGTCGAGCGGACCGGGCGCGTCGAACGGCGACGGCGGACGCTCGGACGTCGTGACCGGCCGCCGCGTCGGGACGGGTGCGTGCGGCGCGAACCACGAGTCGAACGGCGAGTCCCCGTCGCTCGGTGACGCCGCACCGGGTTCGTCGGAACCGTCGTCCGCGTCCGTGACCGTCCGGGCGTCGGCGTCCGGCGACGCCGATGTGCCGGTCGGTTCCGCCGCGAGGGGGTGGGCGTCGTCGGCCGACGCGGCGGGCGCGGCAGCGAGGAGGTCACCGGAGCCGCCGGCCGCCGGGGCGCTCGCGGACGGTCCGGCGGCGTCCGGTTCCCGGCTCGGGGCACCGACCGGGTCGTGGTTCGCGAACGGGGCCCGGGTGTCCGGGAAGTCCTGGGGGCCGAATGGCCCGGTGGCGGCGTCCCGCCCCGGAGTACCGAACGGTTCCGGTGCGGCCAAGGGGTCGCGGGCGCCCGCGGAATCCGGGGTGGCGGGCGGCCAGGAGGTGTCGAATCGCTCGGGAGTCGTGCGCGGTTCGGGCGCGGTGAGCGCCACAGGAGTGGCGAACGGTTCGGGCGGGGCCACCGGTTCGGGCGCGGTGAATGGCCCGGGCGTCGCGAATGGTTCGGGCGCGGTGACCGGTTCGACCGGTTCGGGCGGGGTGAGCGCCGCGGGAGTGGCGAACGGTTCGGACGGGGTGACCGGTTCCGGCGCGGTGAATGGTCCGGCAGGCGGCCGGGAGTCCGGGGCGTCGGGCGGCTCCTGAACCGTCCGGGGAGCCCCGACGGAGGACGCCTCGGCCGTCGGCGGCCACCACGTGTGGGAGTCGTCGGCGACGGTGTCCGCGTCCCGGTCGAACGATCGATCGCCGTCCGTGGGTCGCACGGTCTCGTGGGGCGGTCCGAACCACGTGGTCGATGCCGGAGCCGAGTTGCCGCCACTGCCGGGAGGGGCCGAGATCTGCCGCGACGCGCGGTCCGCCTCGGACGACGAGCTGTCGCCCGGGGGCTCGAGCCGCGGCGGGTCGGGACGCACGAAGGACGGGGGCGGGACGATCGTGGCGGGGCGCGAGGACACGTCCGACGGCCACGCCGACGGCGCCGGTGCGGAAGAGAGCGTTGGGGGATCCTCGGGCGGTGGACCGGGGGCGTCGTCCGGTGACGTCGGCGCGTTCCCGGTCCGCTCCTCGAACGGTGGGACGGGTGACCCCGGCGGGGACGGCGTCGCATCGTGACCGCGGGTGGGTGTCGACCACGGGGATTCCGGTGCCGCGGCGTCGGGCCAGAGCACGTCGTCGAAGACATCGTCCGCGGGGGCGACCGCATCGGCGTCCTCGCGCCACCGACGTTCGCTGCCCGCGGGTGCGGGTGTGGGTGCGGGGGAGGGGGCGGGTGCAGATGCCGGGGTCCCCGCTGAGGACGGCGCGGCGATGCGATCGGGTGCGGGCCCATCGGTCGGTGTGGGGTCGGGTGCCCCCGCGACGTGGCCGAGTGCTGGTGCAGGCGCCACCTGCCACGCGGGCGTGTCCGCTCGTACCGTCTCCTCGACCGGTGTGGGGTCCGGGCGACGCGGTGCCCTCGGAATCGTCTCGGAGGAGATCTCGTCGTCGTGCACGGGACCGTTGCCGGCCGCCTCAGGAGCGGGACCGGTATCGGCGCGTGGCTCGTCCGCTGGGGCGACGGCCTCCGCGCCGGGACGTTCGGGCGCATGAACACGTTCGGGCGTGACCCCGTCGTCGGTGGATCCAGTCGTCGGTGACGGGCCGAACAGCTCGGGCGCAGGTGCGGCGAGCGACGAGAAAAGCGAGGGCCCCTCCGGGCGCGGCGCCTCGTCCTCGGGATGCTGTCCCATGCGGTCTCCTCTGGTGGGCGACTCCCGATCGTGCGGGACGATCGACGGCTGGAATTCGGCGGCCGGAACGGAGGTCGTGCGATCGCTCCGTCGTCGACCGTGGGGCACCGTGCGGCACGTGCCGCACCACGCGGCAGTGCGAGCCTATCGGGCCCGGAGCGCGTGGCACACGCGGGGTGACGGCGTGACCGTCATCATCCGCCTCGCCCGTCCCGGCCCCGCTCCGCGAGGCCTCGGATCGCGAGCTCGTAGCCGCCGGTCCCGAAGCCCACGACGATGCCGATCGCGACGGGAGAGAGGTAGGAGTGGTGTCGGAACTCCTCACGGGCGTGCACGTTCGACACGTGCACCTCGATCGTGGGCACGCTCGCGCCGACGATCGCGTCGCGCAGGGCGACCGAGGTGTGCGTGTAGGCGCCCGCGTTGAGCACGACGCCGAGCGCCGAGCCGGCCGCCACCTCGCGCCCGATGTCCTGCAGCCAGTCGACGAGCGTGCCCTCACTGTTGCTCTGCCGGAACACGAGCGCGTGGCCGAGCGAATCGGTGAGCGTCCGGCAGCGTGCCTCGACATCGGCGAGCGTTTCGTGGCCGTAGACCTCAGGTTCTCGCGTCCCGAGCAGATTGAGGTTCGGGCCGTTGACGACGTGGATGGTGGGCATCGTGCTCCTCAACTGCTGCGTCGCGGTCGACCGTCGGGGTCGAGTGATGCGTTCGAGCCTAGCGAGCGCACCGTCGCGGCGGCGCGCGCGGGCGACGCGATTATCGCGTCCGCACCGGATGCCCCGACGTCAGAAGAGGTGGTCGATGACCGCGATCCCCACGGCGACCGCCGCGAGCGAGAGGGCGGTCACCACGAGGGCCGTGCGACGCGTGCGACGTCGGATCGCCACGGCGGCGAACGCGATCGAACAGACCCACGGGACGACCGCGAGCAGCACGGGCACCGGTTCGAACGCGAGCAGGACGGCCGCGACGCCGAGGAGCACCGCGAGGAACGCGAAACGCCCGCCGCGCGGGGCGCAGGCGAGCGCATAGGAGGTGGGGACGGACACGTACGGCTCGTCGACGGCTGCGGGAAGGCGCCTGATCGAATGCCTGATCGCGGGCATCGGGGTGGTCATCGGCGTGGCGCCGTCGAGGCGCTCCGCGCTCGTGGATGGGACGTCTGGCACGCACGCTCCTCGGTCGCTTCGGCCGGGAACACTGCTCGGTTTCGGCCCGATCGATCGGGCCGGCGCGGAGGTCGCGGCAATGGGGGGAACCGGCCACCTGGACAGCCGGTGGACAGAGCATATACGTTCGCCGGGAATCCCGCGCGGCCGGTTCGTCGCGGCCGCGCGGGGTCAGGCGAACGGCGGGAGCGCGGCGATCCGCCACCCCGCGGTGAACGTCCCGCCGGGTGGGATCTCGGCGAGATCGGTGCCCGAGTTGAAGGCGTCCGGCGGGCACGTCATCGGCTCCACCGCGAGGCCCGCGCGGTGCATCGCGGTGCCGGGAAGGTCGGAGCTGTAGAGCTGCACCCACGCACACGCGCGGTCGAACACCACGGCGACGCCCGCTCCGTCGTCCCCGCGCACCTCGACACGGGCGTGGCCCGTGGCGTCGCGTTCGATGCCGGTGGACGTGTGGTCGAGGACGGCCGCACCGATCGGTCTGGGCTCGCGGAAGTCGAACCGTTCCGGATCGACCTCGACGTCCACGAGACCGAGCGGGGCGAGTCGCTCGTCGGTCTCGAGGACGTGCGATGCGGGGAGCAGCAGCTCCCATTCGTCGACGGGCCCCGGCCCCGCGACGAGGTAGGGGTGCGGCCCCGTCCCGAACGGTGCGTCCACGGTGTCGAGATTCCTCGCCTCGACACGCTGGCGCAGGCCGTGACGGTCGAGCTCGAACGTGCTGCGCACCTCGACACGGAACGGGTAGCCGGGCTGGGGCTGGATCGTCGCCGCGAGCACGACCCGTGCATCCGTGCGCTCGACCGGCTCGAAGTCGAGCCACGCGACGAGTCCGTGCAGCGCATGCCCGCGCTCGGGCTCCGTGAGCGGGAGGGCGTGCGTGATCCCGTCGCGTTCCCAGCGGCCGTCGACGATGCGGTTCGGCCAGGGCGCGAGCGTCGCACCCCGCCACGCGGGGCGCACCTCGTCGGCCGCGAAGGGGACGACGAGGTCACGCCCGTCGTGCTGCAGCGTGCGCAGTGTCGCGCCGATGGTCGCGACGGTCGCGACGTAGGCGCCGGAGTGCAGCTCGAGCTGGCCGCCGGACCGCGGCACGCGGCCGGCGTGGTCGTCGGGTACGGATGCGCTCACCCCTCCGTCGCCCCGTCCTCGCCGAGCTGTTCGGCGGGGGCGGTGCCCTCGGGAGCTGGCGCACCGTCGGTCGCGTCGGGCTCGGTCGAGGGCGACTCGACCCCGTCCGGCGTCGCGGCCGGGTCGACGCCCAGGGCCGTCGTGGCGCCGGGCAGGATGTCGAGCGTCCAGGCCTCATCGCTCTCGATCGAGACGACGAGGGGGCCGGCGGGCCACAGCTTGCTGAACACGAGGAAGTCGGAGCCGTAGACCGACCAGCTGTCCTCCGTGCCGAGCAGCTCGACGTTCACGTACACCGGTTTCTCGAACGTGAAGGTGCTCACGCCCGCAGGACCGTCGTAGTACAGGAACGCGTCACCCTCGCCCGAGACGGTCGTGTCGAACGTCGGAAGACTCGTCACCGAGCTGACACGGATGCTCCAATCGCCTTCCGCCTCGATCTCGAGGCCGAGCGCTTCGCCGGAGGACGACCCGTTCACGATGCCGCGGGCGGTGCCACTGCGGTAGATCGAGGCGACGGAGGTGCCGTAGCCGTCGTCGACCAGTTCGTCCGCGAACAGGCTGCCGCTCGGTCCCTCGTAGGTGATGTCGACGACGGCCAACGAGCCGGGACCGTCGGGCATGGGGAAGCGCACGTCCGCGTCCCCGGAGCCGTCGATGACGAACGGCTCGCCGTTCGCCGAGGTGGCGGCCGGGTCGAGCGTGTCGTCGGCGACCCCGCTCCCGGTCGGAACCGTGAGTGAGGTGGCCACGAACAGGATCACGCCGACGAGCGCGAGTCCGCCCGCGATGAGCGCGCGGATGCGCCGGGCGCCCCCGTGTCGGAAGGGCGGCAATGCGAACACGGCCGTGAGCGTGACGAACGCCCACAGGAACAGTGGCGAGATGAGCGCCATGAACAGCGCGGCGAGGCCGAAGAACATCGCGAGGATCGAGTGGTCGCGGGGCGTGCCGGGCTGCTCGGCCGGCTCGGCCTGCTCGGCCTGCTCGGGCGGGTCGGACCTCGGGGTCCAGGCTGGGGCGTCCGACGAGGCCGAGCTGTCGTGATTCCCGTCCCGCTCGTCGTCCCACCCGTGGTCGTCGTCGTGATCGTCGCTCCCGGACGACGCGAGCTCGGTGTCGGTGTCGCGTCCGGCGGGTGCGTCGCGGTGTCCCTCCGGGCCCTCGGCGGCCGCGGGGGGAACGGCGCCCCCGACGTCCGCGGGCGAGTGTCCGTCGCGATCGATCGCCCCCTCGGTGGTGACCGCATCGCCCGACGACGCGGCGCCCCAATGACCGAGCGGGCTGTCCGGCTCGGCCTCGCCCGGCGCGGCGACGGGGTCGGGCGCGTCGGATCCGGCCGTGTCGGATCCTGCCGTATCGGCAGCGGGTGCATCACCGTCCGGAGCGTCGCGCTCGTGGTCCGATCGGCCGTCGTGGACACGGGCATCGACGTCCGCGCCGTCGTCCGTGTCCGGTGTGGCTCCGGCCTCCGTCGCCGGGCGTGACCACGAGCTGAGGAAGTCGGGCGCACGGTATCCCGTCGGCGCGCTGTAGTCGCGGTTCGAGTAGTCGACGCGCCCCGTGGGCTCGCCATCGGTCTCGTCCGGCTGTCGTGCGTCCGGCACCGGGCACCTCCGTGTTACGGGTGGGCACCCGTCCTGGTGCCCGCTCGCGGCGAGTCTAGGGCGCGCCTCGACCACGCGGCATCGTCCTCCGGGTGTGCCTTCGGACGGGGCCGGTGCGCGGATCGTGACCCGTCGCCACGCACGGCGTCCGACCCGCCGGGCTCGTCGCCCGTGTCCGTCACGGGCTCGGTGCGATCTCCAGACGCCACGGCACATTGCTCGTGACCGTCACGACGAGTGGTCGCATCGGCCACAGCATCCGGGTGTCCATGAGGGAGACCCCATCGATCGTCCGGGTCCGATCCGTGCTGTGGATCGTGATGGTCATCTCGCTCGGATAGAGCTCCTGATGGAGGGCGTCTCCCTCAGGGGCGTCGAACGTGAAGGTTCCCATGCCCCCGAGACCCTCGAAGGCGAACATCTCCGTTTCGTCGGCGTCGCCCTCTCCCACGATCGTGGCACCCAGCTTGTACGTGGGCAGTTCGGTCCACGGAGCGATCGTGATGGTCCATTCGCCGTCGGCCTCGACGATGAGGCCGTTGTTCGGCGCGAAGCGCCCGCCGGTGAGGACGCCGCGTTCGGAGAGGCCCGTGGACACGACGATCTCCGCGCCGGCCGTGCCGTCGTCCAGCAGCGTGCTCACGCGCACGGTGTCGCGAGCCGTGGCCGGCTCGACGGTCACGACCGCGAGCGAACCGGTGGCGACGGGGAGCGTTTCGTCGCCGTGACCGGTCAGCGTGAGGGGCGGCCCCGATGCGGGGACGTGGTGGACGGGAATGATCGGACCGTCGGCGCCCCGACCCGAGCCCGCTCTCGTGCCCGTGCCGGTGAGCATGATGATGATCGCGACGAGGAGGATTGCGAAACCGATGATCGTCAGGCCGCGCGAGAGGGCCGACGCGCCTCGCGGACGGACGCCTCGCGAGTAGGCGGGGATCGCGAAGGCCACCCCGAGCGCGATGAGGATCCATGGGAATCCCACGGAGAACTGGAACGCCACCATGGCGAGCGCACCGAAGATCATGGCGATCGGGCCGAGCAGCGCGCGGTACCGTTCGGTCTCGGTGACCGGCGGCTCCGATGTGGCGGCGAGCGATCGATACGAGGAGCGGGGCTCGCGCGATGTGGTCGAGCGGAACGCCGCGGCCGGCCGGGCCGTCGCTCGGTCGTGGGCTCCGGTTCGTGCTGTGTGTTGCGAGACGCGTCGCATCGTCGGGCGGCGGTCGGTGTCGTCCCGCGATGGGTCGCTCCCGGCGCGCGTCGCGTCCGCGGCCGGGGCACGGTCGTCCGGTACCGCCGTGAAGGTCGACCCGGTGAAGAGGTCGGGGGCGCGGTACGCGCTCGGTGCGCGGTAGTCGTGGTTCGGCGCGACGGAACGGTCCGACTCGGCGTAGCCCTCGCGCTCGGTTCGTTCCCTCTGGGCCACGTGTACCCCCGGGTGGAGGGGGCGCCGCTCGGTGCCCGCTCGGGTGGAGTCTATGGGCGTCGCGGGGCGCCGCCAATGGTGAGCGCTCCGAGCGTGTGCGTGTCAGGTGCCGAATCGGGCGACGGCGACGCCGATGCCGACGGTGGCCACGACGGTCACGACGGCGATGACGATCGGTGCCGCTGCGAAACCACGTCCGCCGCGGTCGCGCCACCAGACGACGACGAGCGCGGCGACGCCCGCGAGTCCGCCCAGGACCGCCGCGAGCACGGTGGGATGGCCGAGGAGCGGGACCGCGACGGCGGCGACGGCCAGGAGGATTCCGAAGCGTCCACGCACGGCGCCCCCGGCGGACGTCGGGCGCATCCCGAGGTGCGTGGGCCGTCGGTCGCCGCGGCGGGGCCGGGTCCCGCGTCGTGCGCCCGAGGCCTCCGTGCCCACGTCCCGCGCCCACCGGCGCATCCTCGCCGCGCGGGCGACCGCTGCCTCGGCGTCGGCCACGACCGCGCTCGCCGCCGCTGCCTCGGCGTCGGCCACGGCCGCGCGAGCCGCCGCGTCCTCGATCGCACGCGCGTGCCGTGCAGCGGATGCGGCGCGCTCGGCGGCTCGACGCTCTCGCTCGATTCGCACGTCCTCGATCGCTCGCGACTCGGCCGCCGCGGCGACCGCGTCCGCCCGCTCCTGCTCGTCGGCCTCGCGACCGCCGGCCTCGAGACGCGCGAGGAAGGCGTGGGGATCGGGCCTCGGGTCCTCCCACGGCGTCGTCTCGCCCATGCGTCTCCGTGCGTTCGGCTGCCGAACACGGGCGACCGTCGCACGATCCGATTTCGGAGCGGATGACGGGAATCGAACCCGCGCTATCAGCTTGGGAAGCTGAAGTTCTACCATTGAACTACATCCGCGCACCGGCCGTTCGGCCGACCGCCCCAGTGTAGCAAGGTCGCGCAGTTCGTGTTCCACCGTCGCGGGGAGCCCGCCCGAACGCCCGACGGGTGGCGCCGCTATCCTGATCGCGTGCTGCTGAGCGACGGGGACATCAAGGCCGGGATCGACGCGGGCGCCATCGGTCTCGAACCGTACGACGTCGGCATGGTGCAGCCGTCGTCGATCGACGTGCGGCTCGACCGGTACTTCCGGCTCTTCGACAATCACCGCTACCCGTTCATCGACCCGTCCGAGGAACAGCCCGAGCTGACACGGCTCGTCGAGGTCGACGCCGACGAGGCGTTCGTGCTGCACCCGGGGGAGTTCGTGCTCGCCTCGACGTACGAGCAGGTGACCCTCGGCGACTCGATCGCGGCACGGCTCGAGGGCAAGAGCTCGCTCGGGCGCCTGGGGCTCGTCACGCACTCGACGGCCGGGTTCATCGATC is drawn from Pseudoclavibacter chungangensis and contains these coding sequences:
- the dcd gene encoding dCTP deaminase, coding for MLLSDGDIKAGIDAGAIGLEPYDVGMVQPSSIDVRLDRYFRLFDNHRYPFIDPSEEQPELTRLVEVDADEAFVLHPGEFVLASTYEQVTLGDSIAARLEGKSSLGRLGLVTHSTAGFIDPGFQGHVTLELSNVATLPIKLWPGMKIGQLCFFQLASAAEHPYGSAAYQSRYFGQRGPTASRSYLNFSRVDVSATDAGALGG
- a CDS encoding DUF4190 domain-containing protein: MALTAPEPRTTPERFDTSWPPATPDSAGARDPLAAPEPFGTPGRDAATGPFGPQDFPDTRAPFANHDPVGAPSREPDAAGPSASAPAAGGSGDLLAAAPAASADDAHPLAAEPTGTSASPDADARTVTDADDGSDEPGAASPSDGDSPFDSWFAPHAPVPTRRPVTTSERPPSPFDAPGPLDDPHALGDSPAAPEWRPAPAGPSTSDARAATPDATWPPADPTHEHVPERPTREAPDEPEPANAAASRRGGTAARVLGVLALVIGLGAVGAAILPLTSAWSWIPAVVAIILGVIALVRRAAPRFPAVAGTVLGPVALAIAVLVSFTAVFDAIAGTVLAGTTPTPEPTTVETQEPEAPPVPADVVHEGVGSAVLPIQPIDGLDQPIIVLVSATEAEVPIEVWSLGSAGQRLEKLVDALGPYDGTVAFDAVPPPTAAPDAGTDSGSSDDVTPGDQTSGDVSLEIITEGAWTVTIRSIEALETFGDQTSGTSDTVLRYDGPGGIATIGYTGTGSFSVRRYAENTEVLLNTIGAYEGSVNWPSGASLVTVRAAGPWTITVA
- a CDS encoding aldose 1-epimerase family protein, which translates into the protein MSASVPDDHAGRVPRSGGQLELHSGAYVATVATIGATLRTLQHDGRDLVVPFAADEVRPAWRGATLAPWPNRIVDGRWERDGITHALPLTEPERGHALHGLVAWLDFEPVERTDARVVLAATIQPQPGYPFRVEVRSTFELDRHGLRQRVEARNLDTVDAPFGTGPHPYLVAGPGPVDEWELLLPASHVLETDERLAPLGLVDVEVDPERFDFREPRPIGAAVLDHTSTGIERDATGHARVEVRGDDGAGVAVVFDRACAWVQLYSSDLPGTAMHRAGLAVEPMTCPPDAFNSGTDLAEIPPGGTFTAGWRIAALPPFA
- a CDS encoding MerC domain-containing protein, with protein sequence MAQRERTEREGYAESDRSVAPNHDYRAPSAYRAPDLFTGSTFTAVPDDRAPAADATRAGSDPSRDDTDRRPTMRRVSQHTARTGAHDRATARPAAAFRSTTSREPRSSYRSLAATSEPPVTETERYRALLGPIAMIFGALAMVAFQFSVGFPWILIALGVAFAIPAYSRGVRPRGASALSRGLTIIGFAILLVAIIIMLTGTGTRAGSGRGADGPIIPVHHVPASGPPLTLTGHGDETLPVATGSLAVVTVEPATARDTVRVSTLLDDGTAGAEIVVSTGLSERGVLTGGRFAPNNGLIVEADGEWTITIAPWTELPTYKLGATIVGEGDADETEMFAFEGLGGMGTFTFDAPEGDALHQELYPSEMTITIHSTDRTRTIDGVSLMDTRMLWPMRPLVVTVTSNVPWRLEIAPSP
- the aroQ gene encoding type II 3-dehydroquinate dehydratase — its product is MPTIHVVNGPNLNLLGTREPEVYGHETLADVEARCRTLTDSLGHALVFRQSNSEGTLVDWLQDIGREVAAGSALGVVLNAGAYTHTSVALRDAIVGASVPTIEVHVSNVHAREEFRHHSYLSPVAIGIVVGFGTGGYELAIRGLAERGRDGRGG
- a CDS encoding TetR/AcrR family transcriptional regulator, which encodes MATTPRVRLSPDERRSEIAEAAKRIALRDGIGALTLRQVAAGAGVTPALVAHYAPSMEELVADTFATVVGAELAELESLVADVSDASERLRLLLHTLLDGRRDDVTLVWVQAWALGGRNDVLAARVREHMDAWQAFIARTIELGIRDDAFPPGDAGEAAWQILGMIDGVNAQSLVRWRDDGERFRLMLRAVEGVLGLPAGALA